CACCATTTCTGCCACCTCTCATGTGGGTATCTTCTACGGCATCCAGAGTGTGATGAAGGCTTTGCCTATTGCCAAGGATGTGAAGAGTGTTTCCCTGCCAGCCGTAGAGGTGAAGGATGCGCCTCGCTTTGCCTACCGTGCGTTTATGATAGATGTGGGCCGCCATTATTTCAGCGTTCCTTATCTCAAGAAGCTAATTGATGTGTTTGCGATGCACAACATCAATTATTTCCACTGGCATCTTACCGAGGACCAGGGCTGGCGTCTTGAAATCAAGAAGTATCCGATGCTTACCCAGATTGGTTCCAAGCGCAAGGAAACTATCCTGCCAACCAACAAGAATGAGTTTGACGGCGTTCCTGTATCGGGCTATTATACCCAGGATGAGGCTCGCGAAATCGTGAAGTATGCTGCCGACAGATACATCACCGTGATTCCTGAGGTGGATATGCCGGGCCACATGCTGGCTGCCCTGGCTTCTTATCCTGAGTTGGGCTGCACGGGTGGTCCTTACGAGGTGGCTACCCGCTTTGGCGTATTCGAGGATGTGTTGTGTGCCGGTAAGACTCAGACTCTTCAGTTTGCCAAGGACGTGATGGATGAGATCATGGACATTTTCCCATCAGAGTATATTCATATTGGTGGCGACGAGTGCCCAAAGAACCGCTGGAAGGTTTGCGGGAACTGTCAGAAGAAGATAGAGGAGCTTGGCATTCAGGAACTTCCTAAGCACAGCAAGGAAGAGCAGTTGCAGACCTGGTTTATGGGTGAGATAGAGAAGCAGATCAGAAATCGTGGCAGAAAGATGATGGGTTGGGATGAGATTCTGGAAGGAACTCCATCCAAGGACATCACCGTTTGCGGTTGGACCAGTGTGAATGCCAGCATCCGTTCAGCCCGTGAGGGTCATCCTACCATCGTGGCTCCTATCACCAATTTCTATTTCAGCAATCCTCGCATCAACAAGATAGAGGGTATTCCTAGCATCCAGCGCGTATATGATCTGGAGCCTTGCTCTGATAAGCTGACT
The Segatella copri DNA segment above includes these coding regions:
- a CDS encoding beta-N-acetylhexosaminidase; its protein translation is MLRRIILTVALLASLSLSAKDLNMGSWQIVPLPEQVKEVEAAPFKITSKTTIYYAAGDEKQKKDAEFLASHIKEVTGIEVKTTDKQEKKQIRLALNAGDPKSEAYSLVVNKAGITISATSHVGIFYGIQSVMKALPIAKDVKSVSLPAVEVKDAPRFAYRAFMIDVGRHYFSVPYLKKLIDVFAMHNINYFHWHLTEDQGWRLEIKKYPMLTQIGSKRKETILPTNKNEFDGVPVSGYYTQDEAREIVKYAADRYITVIPEVDMPGHMLAALASYPELGCTGGPYEVATRFGVFEDVLCAGKTQTLQFAKDVMDEIMDIFPSEYIHIGGDECPKNRWKVCGNCQKKIEELGIQELPKHSKEEQLQTWFMGEIEKQIRNRGRKMMGWDEILEGTPSKDITVCGWTSVNASIRSAREGHPTIVAPITNFYFSNPRINKIEGIPSIQRVYDLEPCSDKLTPAEQKNIIGAEGCIWTEWVKDAEKMEWELLPRLAALSEVQWTAKDKRNLENFLPRMLHMQDLYRLYGLNYKADIEDAVKKHLEEKK